TTTCGAAGAAACCGGTCAACGGGGTGGGGAAGCGTCGACGGTTGTTCTGGAAAGAGTTGTCGGCGTAGTGGAGGCGTGGGCCGGCCAGCCCCACCGTCTCGTTAGCTGCCACCGCCTGGAAGAGCTGCCAGAGCCCATCCCCGGCCAGTCCGCTGCAGAGCAGCTCGGTGTCCGGGTTGAGGAAGTAGACAAACCGACCCCGGCTGCAGGCATAGCCCCGATTGTTGCCCCGGGTAAAACCCAGGTTCTCCGGGTTGGCGATCAGACGGACCCACGGGAACCGGGCCGGCAGCAGCTCCGCGGTGGCGTCGCTGCTGGCGTTGTCTACCACGATCACTTCCAGCCGGTGGGGCCGGCCCGGCGGGCCGAACTCCCGCAGGGATCCACCATCCTTTCCACCCTGGCTCTCCCCATGGCCACCTGGGACAGGTCGGCTGCAGCGCTCGATGGAGAGCAGGCAGGCCCGCAACAGATCCCACACGTTCCAGGTGACGATGATAATGGAGAGATCGCAGGTGGCAGACATGGAAATTGGGGTTTGGATGGCCGGCGTCGGGGAGCTGCCGGGTGGCAGGAGGCCCGGCGCACCGGTGTGCGGTCGGTAGTTGGGTCAGTAGGTGCGCTGGACCACGAAGTCGCACAGATCCAGCATGGAGACCTTGTATTCGTTGTCCGGCAGGTGGGCCAGGTTGGCCCGGGCCCGGTCCAGGAAAGTGATGGCCTCTCCCCGGGCGGCCTCGATGGCCGAGCTGGCCCGCAGTTCGGCCACGATTTCGGCCACAATGCGGTGCAGGGTGGACTCGTCCCCATCTTCCGCCTGGCGGTAGGCATCATCCATGCGGGCCACCACCTGGTCCGGCTGGGGGTGCTGCTGGATGAAGTGGAAGAAGGGCAGGGTCAGGGTGCCCTGGCGCAGGTCGCTGCCGGCGGGCTTGCCCAGGCTGTCGGCGTCGCCGGTGAAGTCCAGGATGTCGTCCACAATCTGGAAGGCCATGCCCAGGTTGTAGCCGTACTGCTTCAGCTGCTCCACCACCGGCGCGGGGGAGCCGGCCAGCACCGCGGCGGCTTCGGTGGCGGCACAGAAAAGGCTGGCCGTCTTGGCGTAGATCCGCTGGTAGTACTCTTCCTTGTCCTGATGATAGTTGTTGCGGGCGAAGAGCTGGTGGAGTTCCCCGTCCACGATGATCTCCAGGGTATTGCTGAAGATCTGGATCACCCGGGTGTTGTCCGTTTCCGCCGCCAGCGCCGCGGCCCGGGCAAAAAGGTAGTTGCCGGCCAGCACCGTGGCGCCCCGGTTCCAGATGGCGTTCAGGGTAGGCGCGCCCCGGCGCAGGAGGGCGCCATCGATGACGTCGTCGTGGACCAGGGTGGCGGTGTGGAGCATCTCCACCGAGGCGGCCAGGGAGACCACTCGGGGGTAGTCGGCGGTGGGGTGGAGGCCGCCGGTGACTTCCGCCGCCATCAGAGCCAGGGCCGGCCGCAGGCGCTTCCCGCCGCTGCCGATGAGGTCGATGAAGGCGCTGGCCAACGGCGCAAAGAGCGACGTTTCCAGGGTGCGCATCTTCTCTTCCACCAGCCGCAGGCCAGCCTGGACGGGCTGCAGCACTTTGCCGATGTCGACTGCGGTATTGACGGTCATTTCCGTTTTCACCGTTTTATTCGCCCGTTTATTCGCCCGACCGCCGGGGTTGGCTGCCGGGTATGTGGACTTCGGACACTGTATCGGATGCTCTGCTATCAGATGCTCCGCTCTCTGATCCTCCGCTCTCTGTTGCCCCATCGGACTCTCCTGCGCAGGCCAACTCCATCTTCTCCAGCCCGAAAAATTGCAGGGCCAGGGCCGTGCTAAGGCGGGCCATTTCTGTGACCGGCAGATCCAGAAGCTGGGCCAGCCGGTCACAAACCAGCGTCACCCAGGCAGGCTCGTTGCGCTGGCCGCGGTAGGGGTGGGGGCTCAGGTAGGGCGCGTCGGTCTCCAACATCAGGCGATCCGGGCGCAGGGCCGGCACCAGTTGATGGAGGCGCCGGGCGTTCTTGAAGGTCACCGGTCCCCCCAAGCTCAGGACGA
This is a stretch of genomic DNA from Litorilinea aerophila. It encodes these proteins:
- a CDS encoding polyprenyl synthetase family protein; its protein translation is MTVNTAVDIGKVLQPVQAGLRLVEEKMRTLETSLFAPLASAFIDLIGSGGKRLRPALALMAAEVTGGLHPTADYPRVVSLAASVEMLHTATLVHDDVIDGALLRRGAPTLNAIWNRGATVLAGNYLFARAAALAAETDNTRVIQIFSNTLEIIVDGELHQLFARNNYHQDKEEYYQRIYAKTASLFCAATEAAAVLAGSPAPVVEQLKQYGYNLGMAFQIVDDILDFTGDADSLGKPAGSDLRQGTLTLPFFHFIQQHPQPDQVVARMDDAYRQAEDGDESTLHRIVAEIVAELRASSAIEAARGEAITFLDRARANLAHLPDNEYKVSMLDLCDFVVQRTY